Proteins co-encoded in one Gemmatimonadaceae bacterium genomic window:
- the speA gene encoding biosynthetic arginine decarboxylase: MTSTRISAEVPTVSTTPAANAATWGVEDAKELYNIEGWGAGFFDVNASGHVIVRPDPSIPDKTLDLFEIAVDLEAQGVQLPVLLRFSDILKRRIENLSESFAGAIREFEYTGGYTTVYPIKVNQQRHVVEEIVEFGRKHGVGLECGSKPELQAVLGLSESTEHIIVCNGYKDEEFMRLALMGQKLGHNVFIVLEQLSELDVLLDAAKDLGVTPKAGVRIKLASEGAGRWAQSGGEKSKFGLNTAELMKLIDRLREQGDLDILRLVHFHLGSQITDIRFIKAGLQEVSRYYAELHKLGVNITHVDVGGGLGVDYDGTNSVNNASVNYTLQEYASDVIYGLAETCREAALPMPHIISESGRALTAHHALLLLRVIDVESQAEPTLPDLTDDHHVLLHEMVEDHRTLGKKKLPKRKIVEIFHDASFDKERAQQLFNSGVLSLRERALAETIYFATINRIAAVIAENREAYDEILKEVDATLVDRYFCNFSLFQSLPDSWAIDQLFPIIPIHRLNERPGRRGTLQDVTCDSDGKIDRFVGGRDGRPSLELHPYREGEDYILGIFLTGAYQEILGDLHNLFGDTNAVHIRLTPNGYEMTDLVHGDTVTEVLNYVQFSAPQLLTTFRRKVGGAEGITRQEANTFIAEYVAGLEGYTYLEGEAAR, translated from the coding sequence ATGACGAGCACCCGAATTTCCGCTGAAGTCCCGACCGTTTCCACGACGCCGGCGGCGAATGCCGCGACATGGGGGGTGGAGGACGCGAAGGAGCTGTACAACATCGAGGGGTGGGGAGCTGGCTTCTTCGACGTCAATGCGTCGGGGCACGTCATTGTCCGCCCCGACCCGTCGATTCCGGACAAGACGCTCGACCTGTTCGAGATCGCCGTCGACCTCGAGGCGCAGGGTGTCCAGCTCCCGGTGCTGCTGCGCTTCTCCGACATTCTCAAGCGGCGCATCGAGAACCTGAGCGAGTCGTTCGCCGGCGCGATCCGCGAGTTCGAGTACACGGGCGGTTACACCACGGTCTATCCGATCAAGGTGAACCAGCAGCGACACGTGGTGGAGGAGATCGTCGAGTTCGGCCGCAAGCATGGGGTCGGCCTCGAGTGCGGCTCCAAGCCCGAGCTGCAGGCGGTGCTTGGCCTGTCGGAAAGCACCGAGCACATCATCGTGTGCAACGGCTACAAGGACGAGGAGTTCATGCGCCTCGCCCTCATGGGACAGAAGCTGGGGCACAACGTCTTCATCGTTTTGGAGCAACTGAGCGAACTCGATGTGCTTCTCGACGCGGCGAAGGACCTGGGCGTGACGCCCAAGGCCGGCGTGCGCATCAAGCTGGCGTCGGAGGGGGCAGGGCGCTGGGCGCAGAGCGGTGGCGAGAAGTCCAAGTTCGGGCTGAACACCGCCGAGCTGATGAAGCTCATCGATCGCCTGCGCGAACAGGGGGACCTGGACATCCTGCGATTGGTGCACTTCCACCTGGGGAGCCAGATCACCGACATCCGCTTCATCAAGGCGGGGCTGCAGGAGGTGTCGCGCTACTACGCCGAGCTGCACAAGCTGGGGGTGAACATCACGCACGTGGACGTGGGCGGCGGGTTGGGGGTCGACTACGACGGGACCAACTCGGTCAACAACGCGTCGGTCAACTACACGTTGCAGGAGTACGCGAGCGACGTGATCTACGGGCTGGCGGAGACGTGCCGCGAGGCGGCGCTCCCGATGCCGCACATCATCAGCGAGTCGGGGAGGGCGCTCACGGCACACCATGCGCTCCTCCTGCTGCGGGTAATTGACGTCGAGTCACAGGCGGAGCCGACGCTCCCCGACCTCACCGACGATCATCACGTCCTGCTGCACGAGATGGTCGAGGATCACCGCACGCTGGGGAAGAAGAAGCTCCCCAAGCGGAAGATCGTGGAGATCTTCCATGACGCCTCGTTCGACAAGGAACGCGCGCAGCAGCTGTTCAACTCGGGTGTGCTCTCGTTGCGCGAACGCGCGCTTGCCGAGACGATCTACTTCGCGACGATCAACCGCATCGCCGCGGTGATCGCCGAGAATCGCGAAGCCTACGACGAGATCCTGAAGGAGGTCGACGCCACGCTCGTCGATCGCTACTTCTGCAACTTCTCGCTCTTCCAGTCGCTCCCCGACAGCTGGGCCATCGATCAACTCTTTCCCATCATCCCCATCCACCGCCTCAACGAGCGGCCCGGGCGCCGCGGTACACTGCAGGACGTGACCTGCGATTCGGATGGAAAGATCGATCGCTTCGTCGGCGGGAGGGATGGGCGCCCGAGTCTCGAGTTGCATCCGTATCGCGAAGGCGAGGATTACATCCTCGGGATCTTCCTGACCGGGGCGTACCAGGAGATCCTGGGCGACTTGCACAATCTGTTTGGCGACACCAACGCGGTGCACATCCGGCTCACGCCTAACGGGTACGAGATGACCGACCTCGTGCACGGCGACACGGTGACCGAGGTGCTCAACTACGTCCAGTTCTCGGCGCCCCAGCTCCTCACGACGTTCCGCCGCAAGGTGGGGGGGGCGGAGGGGATCACGCGGCAGGAGGCGAACACGTTCATCGCCGAGTATGTCGCGGGGTTGGAGGGGTATACGTACCTGGAGGGGGAGGCGGCGAGGTAA
- a CDS encoding MBL fold metallo-hydrolase: MLLKRFYHEGLAQASYLVGCQKTGEALVIDANRDADQYIAAATAEGVRITHVTETHIHADYLSGSRELAARTGATLLLSAEGGRDWQYAFATRDGAQLLRDGDAFSVGNLRLDVMHTPGHTPEHLIFILTDTPAAAQPVGAFTGDFIFAGDVGRPDLLERAAKVEGTMRAGAAQLFQSLQRFVTRYPDYLQLWPGHGSGSACGKALGAVPQTTLGYEKLANWALQIDDEPTFIEAVLEGQPDPPRYFATMKHLNREGPAILGHRPAPAHASAAHLDDALAGSALVVDIRRADVAANRFIPGTLNIPLNKSFTGWAGWLVGHDRDVFLLDDASDDRAARDAAAELAMIGLDRVAGWFGSEAFTAWSASGRRFDSVEQVDPSTLAEWAGEATVTVVDVRATSEWEDGHLPGALHAPLGRLSDALPRLAGADRLVMQCQGGGRSAIAASLARLHGVSAVANLRGGFAAWRSAGLPVERGSSGAIAGTR; the protein is encoded by the coding sequence GTGCTGCTGAAGCGTTTCTATCACGAAGGGCTGGCACAGGCGAGCTACCTCGTCGGATGCCAGAAGACGGGGGAGGCACTCGTCATCGACGCCAATCGCGACGCAGATCAGTACATCGCCGCCGCGACCGCCGAGGGCGTGCGCATCACCCACGTGACCGAGACGCACATCCACGCCGACTATCTCTCGGGGAGTCGCGAGCTGGCGGCGCGCACGGGGGCCACGCTCCTTCTCTCCGCGGAGGGCGGGCGCGACTGGCAGTACGCCTTCGCCACGCGCGACGGCGCGCAGTTGCTGCGCGATGGCGACGCGTTCTCGGTGGGCAACCTGCGTTTGGACGTGATGCACACGCCTGGGCACACGCCCGAGCACCTGATCTTCATTCTCACCGACACGCCGGCGGCGGCGCAGCCGGTGGGCGCGTTCACGGGCGACTTCATCTTTGCTGGCGACGTGGGACGCCCCGACTTGCTCGAGCGTGCCGCCAAGGTGGAAGGAACGATGCGCGCCGGCGCGGCCCAGCTCTTCCAGTCGCTGCAACGCTTCGTCACGCGATATCCCGACTACCTGCAACTCTGGCCCGGGCACGGGTCCGGCTCGGCGTGCGGCAAGGCACTCGGCGCCGTACCGCAGACCACGTTAGGCTACGAGAAGTTGGCCAACTGGGCGCTGCAGATCGACGACGAGCCGACGTTCATCGAGGCAGTGCTCGAGGGGCAACCCGATCCGCCGCGCTACTTCGCGACGATGAAGCACCTCAACCGCGAAGGGCCGGCCATCCTCGGTCATCGCCCTGCGCCGGCGCACGCATCGGCGGCGCACCTCGACGACGCCCTGGCTGGCAGCGCGCTCGTGGTGGATATCCGCCGCGCCGACGTCGCCGCCAATCGCTTCATTCCGGGAACGCTCAACATTCCGCTCAACAAGTCGTTCACGGGATGGGCCGGCTGGCTCGTGGGCCATGATCGTGACGTCTTCCTGCTGGACGATGCCTCCGACGATCGCGCGGCACGCGACGCGGCCGCCGAGCTGGCGATGATCGGCCTCGATCGCGTGGCCGGCTGGTTCGGAAGCGAGGCCTTCACGGCGTGGAGCGCGTCGGGACGCCGCTTCGACAGCGTCGAGCAGGTCGATCCCTCGACGCTCGCCGAGTGGGCGGGCGAGGCGACGGTGACGGTAGTCGACGTGCGCGCCACGTCCGAATGGGAGGACGGACACCTGCCGGGTGCGTTGCACGCGCCGCTCGGGCGCCTGTCGGACGCTCTGCCACGCCTGGCGGGCGCCGATCGGCTCGTGATGCAGTGCCAGGGGGGCGGGCGCTCGGCGATTGCGGCCTCGCTTGCCCGGCTGCATGGCGTCTCGGCGGTGGCCAACCTGCGCGGCGGCTTTGCCGCCTGGCGATCGGCCGGGCTCCCCGTGGAGCGCGGGTCGTCAGGCGCAATCGCGGGTACGCGTTAG
- a CDS encoding DUF502 domain-containing protein: protein MRPRTAAQGVARRLLTYFLRGLVFLAPVGITAYICVVVFQAVDGWLGLPVPGAGFAVSLILITLFGFLASSFITRSLIGALDDLLERLPFVRLLYSSTRDLVSAFVGEKRRFDKPVVVELFPGGNARALGFVTQDALTQLQMPGYVSVYMPHSYNFSGQMYLFPTSAVTRLDANSSDMMAFIVSGGVTEIPTLAATVRAGQGGADATTVVAHTPP from the coding sequence GTGCGGCCGCGCACCGCCGCGCAGGGCGTGGCCCGGCGCCTCCTCACGTACTTCCTTCGCGGGCTGGTCTTCCTCGCGCCGGTGGGGATCACGGCGTACATCTGCGTCGTGGTCTTCCAGGCGGTGGACGGCTGGCTCGGCCTCCCCGTCCCCGGCGCCGGCTTTGCCGTCTCGCTCATCCTCATCACGCTGTTCGGCTTCCTCGCGTCGAGCTTCATCACGCGCAGCCTCATCGGGGCGCTCGACGACCTGCTGGAGCGGCTCCCCTTCGTGCGGCTCCTCTACTCGTCCACGCGCGACCTCGTGAGTGCCTTCGTGGGTGAGAAGCGTCGCTTCGACAAGCCAGTGGTGGTCGAGCTCTTCCCGGGGGGCAATGCCCGCGCGTTAGGCTTCGTGACGCAGGACGCGCTCACGCAGCTCCAAATGCCCGGCTACGTCTCCGTCTACATGCCCCACTCGTACAACTTCTCGGGACAGATGTACCTCTTTCCCACGAGCGCCGTGACGCGACTCGACGCCAACAGCTCGGACATGATGGCGTTCATCGTCTCGGGAGGGGTGACGGAGATCCCCACGCTCGCTGCAACGGTGCGCGCCGGCCAGGGCGGCGCCGACGCCACCACCGTGGTCGCGCACACTCCCCCCTGA